CGTCGGCAGGCAATGCCTTCGAGGTTGCGCTCGCGAGTTACGAGCTGGCGGAAATCCTGGCGACGCGCGGCCAGCGCAGGGAAGCCTCGGAGTTGCTCGCGCCGGCGCTGCCGGTATTGCGGCAAAGCGTGTTGCCGCAACAGAGCGGTCTGAAGGCAGCGGAGGCACTCGCGCAGAAACTGCGAGCTGCCACGAGGACGCCGTGACTGAGACGAAACGCTTCGATCAATGATTGCGCGCCGTTGCGCGCCGCGGAACGCGCAGCCCTGGCAGCCAATGACTTCGATCCCGCCACGAAACTCTGTGGCAACGGATCACCAAACCACCACAGCCCGAACAAATCGATGCGGCCGATCCGGTTCCCACCTCTATTAAAGGACGCTTTAAGAAGGGCTAACCGGACCAATCAGCATGGTCGTGGTGTCCAACGAGCGAAGTGCGAAGAGTCTTTGCTATTTGGCGGCGCGCGATCGATTAAGCGCCTTCGATCGGAACGCGGGATGCGTTCTGGCTACGGAAGCGATTGCCTTTCAGTCCCTTCCTAACTACCTAACATTTGCGCCCGTCAAGTGAGGTATCGACCGCTTATTGCGCGAAACTTGGCAATGACTTGCTTTAGGCGAGGAGTGAATGGAATCAGCAAGTTGCTGATGCGCATAAGCGCACATGTCCCCTCCGATCCCCCTAACTCCCCATATTTGCCACCAGATTTGCCACCACATGAAGAATCGACGCTGCGACATGTTGGCCACGCGACACTGGCGTGCCTCAACTTCGAAATTCGCCAGAACAGCCGGCGCGCTTCGAGCACGACCGTGTCATAAGTCCACGGTTTAGTTCCAGTGCTATTCCGCACCCTCCATGCTCGTAGTGTCGCAACGCACTTCTGCCATGAAGTTGACTATCGGCTGCCGCTCCGTAGCGGTCAAATCGACACCAGACAATTTCAATACACCAGACAGATAGTCGCACGCCGATTCCTGCGGCAACAAACAACGTCGAGTGTGCTTATCAACATGTACGCCTATTTCGACCGTGTACCAAATGTCTCCGCGAGGCTTTTCGCCGGGGCAGTCAGTACGCGCAATGCGTGCCTGGGTGTGTGCTGAGACGACTTGATATTTTGCTAGCGGCAAGACGATAAGAAATTCATTCGACTTTGTCTTGAAGGACTGCGTGGATAGGTAAACGATAGGCAGCGGATGGTTTCGGGGGCCTATGATCTGATACCAGATCCAACGCTTGACACCGGGGTCGCGAGCTCCACCTGCGAGCTCAATTCCTTCCGCACTTGCGACGCTTGTGCAGACAAGCAATGCCGTCATGGCGGTTGCGAATCGTAAGAGAGTCATTTCAATCCGCCCTCTCTATGAGTTGCTGCTGTGAAGGCCATGGCGCGACGCTCACAGGACTAATGTATCTGACCGTATCATTCGAGAGGATGAAGCCCCACTGAAACGTGAAACAACCAAGTCTGCTATACGTTCGACAAGGCGCGAAACCGGATTAACGTCAAGGCGACCGTCAACTCGCTGCCAGCCTGCCCGTAGACCTGAAGATCAAACAAAGAGATCCCTGTTTACCGGTAACTATCTCGGCCTACCTACGGTCGACTCAGTAACTCAAAAATGCGATTCCGACGTTTTTGATTTCTGAGTTCAAACCTTGATGTTGCAACTGCAACTAAAGCGGCGAATGAAAGTGGGTGAGCGTCTTTTGCTTGCCGGCGAAGCGATAGTTGTAGCGCCAGTAGCGCCGGCCGTTCGGATCGATCTGAAGGTATAAACCCCCAGCGTCCGCGAGGCGGCGCGTCCGAATGCCTTTTTTTGCAGCACGAGCTTGCGTGTCGGTGAGCATTTGATGGTATCTCCCCGCTCACCGCCGGAGATACCATCAAAAGTACCATCACGACGGCGAGACTAGGCGCAACGGTATGAGACGCCGAGATCTCGGAACATGCGGAGTTTCAAGGGAAATTCCGATTTCCGAGACAGCCTGAGCTGCCGTGAAAATAGTAATTGGCGGAGAGAGAGGGATTCGAACCCTCGAAGGGCTTTTGGCCCTTACGCCCTTAGCAGGGGCGCGCCTTCGACCACTCGGCCATCTCTCCGGGGGGCGCAATCATAATGAGCCGGAGAGCGATCTGGCAAAAATCGCGCGAAACAGGTCAGGCGGGCAGGCTTTCCCTCGGGGCGATGGTGTTTTCACCCTCGGCAGGCACATTTCCCTCGCCCGCGGCGCGCCCATTCTTGATGCGTTCGAAGATTTCTTCGCGGTGCACGGCAACGGTCTTCGGCGCATTGATACCGATGCGCACCTGATTGCCCTTCACGCCGAGTACCGTGACGGTCACGTCCTCGCCGATCACCACTGATTCGCCAACCCGCCGCGTCAAAATGAGCATGTTTCGGGCCCTCCATGGAGCCTCTTTATTATTGCCATCCGTGCCTGAATGCCGGGCTGGACAACGGTGCGGAACATTAGCACTCGTCCTACGCGCTGACCACAGATCGGCGTCTCATAACGGGCTGTTAAGTCCCAGATCCAGGTGCAGGCGTTTGACACAAGACTCGAGTTTGTCTTCCGCCACCAACACGGCGATCTTTATCTCCGACGTGGAAATGAGTAGCGCTTTCACGCCCTGCGCCGCAAGCGATTCAAAGAGTTGCGCCGCAACGCCCGCATGCGACCGCATGCCGACTCCGACAACCGCGACCTTCGCGACCTTGTCATCGGATGTCAGTCGCGCGCCCGGGAATCCGTTCGTGACGTCTTGCGCGATACGCTGTGCCTCGAGGTAGTCGTCACGATGCACCGTAAATGACAAGTCCTTGAGGCCATCGCGCGCCGTGGCTAACACGATCATGTCGACCTCGATGTTAGCCGCTGAGATCGGCCTGAGGACGCGTGCGATGCAGTCGGCCGTGTCGGGCAGCCCCGAAATCGTCAATTGGGCTTCGTCCCGGTTGAACGCGATGCCTGAGATGAGCGGAGCTTCCACGTTCGATTCCTCTTTGCAAATGAGCGTGCCGGCACCGGGGCGGAACGACGACAACACGCGCAGCGGTACCTGATATTTCGCTGCGAATTCGACCGAGCGCAGGTGCAGGACGCGCGAACCCTGGCCCGCAAGCTCGAGCATCTCTTCGAATGAGATACGCGACAGCAGCCGCGCTTCGGGAACCATGCGCGGATCGGTGGTGTACACGCCGTCGACATCGGTGAGGATCTGGCATTCGTATGCCTTGAGTGCGACTGCCAGAGCCACCGCGCTGGTATCGGAGCCACCTCGGCCGATGGTGGTGATATCACCGTCGTCGTCGACTCCCTGGAAGCCGGCGACCACCGGCACCTCGCCGTTGTCGAGGGAGTGCTGCAGTCGGGCGACCTCAACGGCGGTGATGCGCGCCCGCCGGTGGATGTTAGTGGTGCGAACGCGCACCTGGCTGCCGGTGAATGACCTTGCCGGAATGCCGCGTTCACACAGCGCCATGGCGAGCAACGAGATCGAAACCTGCTCGCCGGTCGAGAGCAACACGTCCATTTCGCGCGGATTCGGTTCGCGCGAAATGCCGGCGGCGAGATCGACCAGGCGGTCGGTGTGATCGCCCATGGCCGAGACCACCACGGCGATGCGATCGCCGCGCTCGCGCACGGCCGCGACCTTGGCCGCGACACGCTGGATGAGTTCCACCGAACCCACCGAGGTGCCGCCGTATTTCTGGACGATCGTTCTAGGCGCGCTCACGCACCGAGTTTGGCACGCACGAATGCCTCGACGCTCGACAATGCAGCGCCCAATGCCGCGGGATTGTTGCCTCCCGCTTGAGCGAAGTCCGGACGGCCACCGCCCTTTCCGCCTACCTGCCCGGCAACGTTGCCGACAAGTTCACCGGCTTTCACCTTGCCCGTCTGGTCGGCGGTGACGCCGGCCACGAGCGTGATCTTGTTAGTGGCATCGACCGAGGCGAGCACGATGACGGCGGACTTGAGTTTGTCCTTGAGCTGGTCGACGGCATTGCGCAGCGCGCCCGCGTCGGCGCCGTCGACCTGCGCTGCGACCAGTTTCACGCCCGCGATATCCGTGGCGCCTGCTGAAAGATCCGTGCCCTGCCCGCTCGCGAGCTTGTTCTTGAGCTCGCGGTTTTCTTTCTCGAGCTGGCGGATGCGCTCGAGCGCATCGGCCACCTTGGTCTTCACATCGTCGCGCGAGCCGCGCACGAGGCCGGCGACTTCCTTGATCAGCGCATCGGTGTGTTCAACGTAATCGAGCGCGCCTTCGGCAGTGATGGCTTCGATGCGGCGCACGCCCGCCGCGACGCCGCTTTCACTCAAGATCTTGAAGATGCCGATATCGCCCGAACGGGCGACGTGGGTGCCGCCGCACAGCTCCATCGAGAAATCGCCCATGCGCAGCACACGCACGTCCTTTTCGTATTTCTCGCCGAACAACGCGATGGCGCCTTGCGCGACGGCCGTGTCGTACGGCATCTCGCGCGTTTCGGCTGCGGTGTTTCTGCGGATCTCGGCGTTCACCAGGCGTTCGATCTGCGTGAGCTCGTCGGCGGTGATCGCCTGGAAATGCGAGAAATCGAAACGCAGGCGATCGGGCGCCACCAGCGAGCCTTTCTGCTGAACGTGGGTGCCGAGCACCTTGCGCAACGCGGCGTGTAAAAGATGTGTGGCCGAGTGATTGGCCTTGATGGCATCGCGGCGCACCGAATCAACGTTCGCAGCGAGGCTGTCGCCGATCTTGATGATGCCCTTCGTGAGCGTGCCCAGGTGCGAGTACGCGGCGCCGCGCTTCTGCGTGTCGGTGACCTGGAAGTTCGCGCTGACATTGCCGAGCTCGCCCGCATCGCCAACCTGGCCGCCCGACTCTGCATAAAAAGGAGTGCGGTCGAGAACGACTTCGCCTTCTTCGCCCGCATTCAATTCCTGCACCGTCGCGCCGGCCTTCAACAACGCGACGACCTTGCCGACGTCGGTGGTGGCTTCGTAGCCCAGGAAACTGGTCTTGCCTTCGAGCTGGATGCCGCCCGAGAGATCGACGCCAAACTTGCTGGCCGCCTGCGATTGTTTACGCTGCACTTCCATCGCGGCCTCGTAGCCGGCGTGGTCGATGGAGACGCCGCGCTCGCGCGCAATGTCGGCGGTGAGGTCGACCGGGAAACCATACGTGTCGTAGAGCTTGAAGACGGTTTCGCCGTCGAGCGTCTTGCCGCCCTTGGCCGCTGCGAACGCGCCGTCGAGCAATTGCATGCCGTTGGCGAGCGTTTCGGCGAAGCGTTCTTCTTCCTGCTTGAGCACGCGCTCCGCCAGCGCCCTGCCGGTAGTTAGCTCGGGGAATGCCACCGCCATCTCGCTGGCGAGCGTGGCGACCAGCTTGTAGAAGAACGCGTCCTTGATGCCGAGTTTGTAACCGTGGCGGATCGCGCGGCGGATGATGCGCCGGAGCACATAGCCGCGGCCCTCGTTCGAAGGCGTAACGCCGTCGATGATGAGGAACGTGCAGGCGCGGATGTGATCCGCGATCACTCGCAGGCTGCTATTGGTGAGATCCGTGGTGTTCGCGAGCGCGGCCGCGGCCTTCACGAGGTTCTTGAACAGATCGATGTCGTAGTTGTTGGTGACGCCCTGCATCACCGCCGACATGCGCTCGAGCCCCGCGCCGGTATCGACCGAGGGTTTCGGCAGCGGTGTGAGCTTGCCGTCCGCCGAGCGGTCGAACTGCATGAACACCAGGTTCCAGATCTCGACCCAGCGATCGCCGTCCTGATCGGGCGAGCCGGGAGGGCCGCCGGGGATGTGCGCACCGTGGTCGTAGAAGATTTCGGTGCACGGGCCGCAGGGACCGGTTTCGCCCATCTGCCAGAAATTGTCCGAGCCGCCGCCCGGTTTGTCGCCGATGCGCACGATCTTCTCTTTCGGAACGCCGGCTTCTTTGTGCCAGAGGTCGAACGCTTCGTCGTCCGTGGCGTACACGGTGACCATCAGCCGCGCCGGGTCGATCTTCAAAGTGCCGGTGACGAAATCCCAGGCGAACCGGATCGCGTCCTTCTTGAAGTAGTCGCCGAAGGAGAAGTTGCCGAGCATCTCGAAGAAGGTGTGATGGCGCGCGGTGTAGCCGACATTCTCGAGGTCGTTGTGTTTGCCACCGGCGCGTACGCAGCGCTGGCTGGTGGTGGCGCGCACGTAGTCGCGCTTTTCCTTGCCGAGGAAGCAGTCCTTGAACTGCACCATGCCGGCGTTGGTGAAGAGCAGCGTCGGGTCATTGCCCGGAACGAGGCTGGAGGATGCGACCACGGTGTGGCCACGATCGCGGAAAAATTCGAGGAAGGCGCGACGGACGTCCGCCGCGCTCATATAAGGCGGTGTGCTGGGCATGGGGCTCGGAGAGTTTTAAACGGGTTCGCTGCCCGGATCGAGGTCCGAATCATCATCGGGGGCCCCCTCCAGAACAGCGCGGATATGATCCGTTGAAAAGCCTCGGTATTGCAAAAATCTGGCCTGCCGCGCGCGTTCTTTGCGGTCTTTCGGGACTACGTCGCCGAACTTGCGGGCCCGGGTTGCCCTGGCCAGCTTCAGGAAGTCCGGCCCGTCCTCCTTGGCCTGGTCCATGGTGGTCTGGACGGCCTCGGCGTTGAGGCCCGCCCGGCGCAGTTCGTTGCGGATACGGGCTGGGCCCTGCCCCCGGCGCGCCCGTGCCGCGACCAGGTTGTCACCATAACGCCGATCGTCGACCAGCCGATGGGACTCGAGATCCGCGAGCGCGGATTCGATGGCGGGCGGGAGGTAGCCGCGCTCCTTGAGCTTGCGGCGCAATTCGGCGGTGGAAAAATCCCGCCGGGCGAGGAAGGTGACCGCGGCCGTGTGAGCGGCCTTGGGATCGCCTGCGACCTTTTCGTCGAGAGGCTTTTTTCCGCCCGGCCGGCGCATGGCTTGAGTTCGAGAGTACATACGAAACGGGGGCAGACTTTTACGTCTGCCCCCGCTCGTGAACTACCCGTATACACATCGACTGGAGACTCAGTCCTCTTTGCCGCCGACGCTCTTGAGCTCGGGGCGGGCCGGCTTCACCGGCACGAGCTTGGCGCGGATCTGCAGCTCGATTTCCTGCGCGAGCTCGGGACGACCCTTGAGGAATTCGCGGGCGTTGTCCTTGCCCTGACCGATGCGCTCGCCCTTGTAGCTGTACCAGGCACCGGATTTTTCGATGATGCCCTGCGCCGAACCCATGTCGATGATTTCGCCTTCGCGCGAGATGCCGAGGCCGTACATGATTTCGAACTCGGCTTCGCGGAACGGCGGAGCGACCTTGTTCTTCACCACTTTGACGCGCGTCTGGTTGCCGACGACTTCTTCGCCCGACTTGATGGCGCCGATGCGGCGGATGTCGAGACGCACGGACGCATAGAACTTGAGCGCGTTGCCGCCGGTGGTCGTCTCCGGGTTGCCGAACATCACGCCGATCTTCATGCGGATCTGGTTGATGAAGATGACCATGGTGTTCGAGCGCGAGATGTTGCCGGTGAGCTTGCGCAGCGCCTGCGACATGAGGCGCGCGTGCAGGCCCATCTGCGGCTCGCCCATCTCACCTTCGATCTCCGCCTTGGGCGTGAGCGCGGCGACCGAGTCCACGACGACGAGATCCACCGCGCCGGAACGCACCAGCATGTCGACGATTTCGAGCGCCTGTTCGCCCGTGTCCGGCTGCGAGACGAGCAATTCGTTGACGTTGACGCCTAACTTCTCGGCGTAGGAAGGATCGAGCGCGTGTTCGGCATCCACGAACGCGGCGGTACCGCCCAGCTTCTGGATTTCGGCGACCACCTGCAGCGTGAGCGTGGTCTTGCCGGAAGACTCCGGCCCGTAGATCTCGATGACGCGACCGCGCGGCAGGCCGCCGATACCCAACGCGATGTCGAGGCCCAGCGAACCGGTGGAGACGGCTTCGACGTCGTACGAGGCGGCCGCGTCGCCGAGACGCATGACCGAACCTTTGCCGAATTGCTTCTCGATCTGACTCAGTGCGGCAACCAGTGCCTTCTTGCGGTTGTCATCCATCGCGAAATCCCCTTTAGCAGCGAGCGTTTTGATGGAAAAAAATTTATCACAGCTCCCTGTATAAATACACAGCTATTTCTCTGCGAAATACTAAGTTTCTCGGCTATCCAGTGGCCATGTGTCGACGACACTGTATAGTGAGCCCGCTTCAGTCCGCCTGCTCTCCATCAACGCGAATCGATCCGCGCGCATCACCAAAGGCATTGCAAGCGGCCGTGGCCATTCGAGGCCCGCCGCCAATTCACTGCGCACCTTGCGGCCCAACGTGAAATGCGGACGGAACGGTTTGATGTCCGGAGAAAAACCCGCGGCGATGATGGCCTCGCCGAGATGTTGCGCGAGTTCGGCGGCAGGCTGTGCGCCACCACCAATCCCTGCGGTCGCGCACAAAATCTTCGGCTTGTCCCAGATCTCGAGCGCATCGAACGTCAGCGTTGCCCGGTCGCCACGCAGCGTCGCCGCCACCGCGCGCAGCGCATCGAGTCGTTCACTCTCGACCGCGCCAACGAAACACAGTGTGGCATGGAGATTCTGCGCGGGCACCGCCTGCGCCTGCAGCTGCGCGACGAGCGGCGCAACTTCGGCGACCAGAGACGTACCCGCTTGCGCACACGGCACCAGCGCAAAGAAGAGCCGCAACGAGCTCACGGCGGCGGCGGCAACGCCTTCAACAGATTGAGCGCGTATTCGACCGCTTGCCGCCGCACCGCATCGCGATCGCCGTTGAATTGAATGAGATGCCCTTCGCACTGGACGCGATCGGGAAACTTGAGCGCCAGCGCAAACCACACCGTGCCCACGGGTTTGCCCAGAACCGCGCCGCCCGGGCCCGCGATGCCGCTGACCGCGATCGCAACGTTCCCGGCCGTACGCTCCAACGCGCCCTCGGCCATCGCGCGTACCACCGCATCGCTCACGGCGCCTTCGGTTTCGATCAGCTTTTCGGGCACGCCCAGGTCGCGCGTCTTGGCCGCGTTCGAGTAACACACGAAGCCGCAGTCGAACCACTCCGAACTGCCGGCGATATCGGTGACGAGTTTGGCGATCCAGCCGCCGGTGCAGGATTCCGCGGCGACCAGCCGGCGTTGCGACCCGTGCAGCCGCAACCCCACTTCCCGCACGAGCGCCGACAGCGTCTGATCGGAAGGGATTTTCATGGGCGTGATTCTCGCATGCGGGCGCTTCGCGTACGCTAGCCGCCCGCTCTTCCGGGTCCGCGATGAACCAGAACGCCGCCAGCCAGCACACGCCGATGATGCAGCAATACCTGCGCATCAAGGCCGAACACCCGAACACGCTCCTCTTCTATCGCATGGGCGATTTCTACGAGCTGTTCTACGACGACGCGCGGCGCGCGGCGAAACTCATCGACATCACGCTGACCTCGCGCGGGCAATCCGCGGGCGAGCCGATTCCGATGGCGGGCGTGCCGTATCACAGCGTCGAGACTTATCTGGCTCGCCTCGTACGCAAGGGCGAATCCGTCGCGTTGTGCGAGCAGATCGGTGATCCCGCGAAATCGAAGGGACCGGTCGAACGGCAGGTGGTGCGCGTGGTCACGCCGGGCACCGTCACCGATGACGCGCTGCTGGAACAACGCCGTGAAACACTGCTGGCCGCCGTGGTGCGGCGCGCGGACAAGGAAGGCGTGCGTTTCGGCCTCGCCTGGCTGGACCTCGCTGCCGGCCGCTTCAACGTGCTCGAGTGCGACGGCGACAACGCGCTCGAAGCCGAGCTCGAACGCCTCAAGCCCGCCGAGTTGTTAGGCCCCGAGGACCAGGCGGGAGAACTGGGCGAGATCACCCAGGGCGAATTGCGCTCGCGGCCGCCGTGGCACTTCGAACTCTCCAGCGCCTCGCGGCTGCTGACTGATCAGCTCGGCACGCTCGATCTGCGTGGCTTCGGCGCCGACGATCTGCCGCTCGCGATCGCGGCCGCCGGCGGTCTGCTGCAGTACGTGCGCGAAACGCAGAAGACTGCGCTGCCGCACATCAACACATTGGTAGTCGAGGAGCGCGGCGACGCGTTGCATCTCGACGCGGCGACGCGCCGCAATCTGGAAATCGACGTGTCGCTGTCGGGGCAGGATTCCGCGACGTTGTTTGCGCTGCTCGATGCGACGGTGACACCGATGGGCTCGCGCGCCCTGCGCCGCTGGCTCAATCGCCCGCTGACCAATCAACAGGAACTGCGACGCCGCTACCAGGCGATCGCGCTGCTGGTCGACGCGCGGCGCTTCGAAGGATTGCGCGAACCGCTGCGCGCCATCGGCGACGTCGAGCGCATTCTCGCCCGCGTCGCGTTGCGCAGCGCGCGGCCGCGCGACCTCACGTCCCTGCGCGGCTCCATCGGCGCGCTGCCCGGCCTGCGCGCCGCATTGAAACGCATCGAGGCGCCGCTCATCGTCGAGCTGACCGACACCATCGGCGAACACGCCGACGTGTTCGATCTCCTGCAGCAGGCGATCGCGGAAGAACCGTCTGTGGTGCTGCGCGAAGGCGATGTGATCGCCCCCGGCTACGACGCCGAGCTCGATGAGCTGCGGCAGATATCCACTCACACGGATGAATTCCTGCTCGAGCTCGAGCGGCGCGAACGCGAACGTTCCGGCATTCCGTCGCTCAAGCTGTCGTACAACCGCGTGTCCGGCTTCTTCATCGAAGTGAATCGACAACACGCCGAACGCGTGCCGAAGGATTACATCCGTCGCCAGACGGTGAAATCCGCCGAGCGCTTCATCACCGCCGAGCTCAAGGGCTTCGAAGACAAGGTGCTCGGCGCGCGCGACAAGGCGCTGGCGCGTGAGCGCGAGATCTACGACATCGTTTTGACGCAGCTCATCGATCGGCTGGGTGCGCTGCAGGCTACGGCCGGCGCGCTGTCCTCCATCGATGTGTTGACCGCGCTGGCGGAGCGCGCCGCCGAACTCGGCTGGACGGAGCCCACGCTGGTCGCGGAGACGCGGCTCGAAATCCGCGGCGGCCGCCATCCCGTGGTCGAGCATTTCATCGAGGGCGCGTTCGTGCCCAACGACCTGGTGCTCGACGCCTCGCGGCGCATGTTGGTGGTCACGGGACCTAACATGGGCGGCAAGTCCACCTACATGCGCCAGGGCGCGTTGATCGCGCTGCTCGCGCACGTCGGCAGCTTCGTGCCGGCGGAGAAATTCATCTGTGGCCCGCTCGATCGCATCTTCACGCGCATCGGCGCGGGGGACGATCTCGCCGGCGGCCGTTCCACGTTCATGGTGGAAATGACCGAAGCGGCCAACATCCTCAACAACGCGACGGACAAGAGTCTCATCCTCATGGACGAGATCGGCCGCGGCACCAGCACGTTCGATGGTCTGTCGCTCGCGTGGGCGGTGGCGCGCCACATCGCCCGCGTGAACCGTTCGTTCACCTTGTTTGCGACTCACTACTTCGAACTGACCAGCCTCGCGAACGAAGTCGACGGCTGCGCGAACGTGCATCTGGACGCCACCGAACATCGCGACGGAATCGTGTTTCTGCACGCGGTGAAGGAAGGGCCGGCGAGCCGCAGCTACGGACTTGCGGTGGCGCAGCTCGCGGGCGTGCCGCGCGAAGTCATCGCCGCCGCGCGCGAATATCTCGCGGCGCTGGAAAAAGGCGGCGGTGCGCAGACCGACGCCGCGCACAACCCACGTTCGCGTGGCCGCGCCGCATCGACGCACACGCCGCAGGCGCAGTTGCCGCTGGAGCCACCGGCGGCTGCGCCGCCCGACCCGCGCTTGTTGGAGCTCGAGGCGGCGTTGCGCGCGGTCAGCGCGGACGACCTGACGCCGCGCGCGGCGCTGGATCTCGTTTACAAGTTGCGGGCGCTGCTCGGCTGACAGATGCCGGGCTGGAAGGCCTGCGCCGCTACGAAACGAAGCGGCCATGGGCGAGGAATTCGCCCACTTGCTCCGCCACGCCGCGCGAAGCCAGCATTCCCATGTGGCTCACCGGCAAGGTGACATGCGCGGTGTGGCCCGGTAGTTTGGTCTCGCTGACGCCAATGGTGCCGTCGCAATCCTCGTCGAAACGCGCGAAGAAGCGGCCGAGACCGAGCGGCCGCGAGCCCGCGATCAAACCGAGCTCGCGTTCGTTGCGCCATTCGCGCGCGCCGCTGGGCGTAACGAGTTCGTTGATGACCATGCGGCCGATGAGCCGCGACAATACCGGCAGCTTGCCCACGCGCTCGGCGGTCTTGCTCTTGACGGCTGGTGAACCGAGGAACACCACGCGGCCCGGCGGCAGATCCCTCGCGATCTCGAAATAGCGATGCAGCACGATGCCGCCCAGGCTATGGCCGACGAAATGCAGGCGGTCGGCCTCGATGCTGCTGACGAAACGCGTGAGTCGCTCGAGCACCGGCTCCATCGAACTACCCACGGTCGGGTAGCTGAAGCTGTGGCAGGCGAAGCCGTGTTGCGCGGCCAATCGCCGCCGCAAAAGCGCCGACTCGGCACCGGTGAGCCACAATCCGTGAACGAAGACTGCGGCTTCGCGCGCCATCAGCTCGCGGGCG
This sequence is a window from Pseudomonadota bacterium. Protein-coding genes within it:
- the mutS gene encoding DNA mismatch repair protein MutS, translated to MNQNAASQHTPMMQQYLRIKAEHPNTLLFYRMGDFYELFYDDARRAAKLIDITLTSRGQSAGEPIPMAGVPYHSVETYLARLVRKGESVALCEQIGDPAKSKGPVERQVVRVVTPGTVTDDALLEQRRETLLAAVVRRADKEGVRFGLAWLDLAAGRFNVLECDGDNALEAELERLKPAELLGPEDQAGELGEITQGELRSRPPWHFELSSASRLLTDQLGTLDLRGFGADDLPLAIAAAGGLLQYVRETQKTALPHINTLVVEERGDALHLDAATRRNLEIDVSLSGQDSATLFALLDATVTPMGSRALRRWLNRPLTNQQELRRRYQAIALLVDARRFEGLREPLRAIGDVERILARVALRSARPRDLTSLRGSIGALPGLRAALKRIEAPLIVELTDTIGEHADVFDLLQQAIAEEPSVVLREGDVIAPGYDAELDELRQISTHTDEFLLELERRERERSGIPSLKLSYNRVSGFFIEVNRQHAERVPKDYIRRQTVKSAERFITAELKGFEDKVLGARDKALAREREIYDIVLTQLIDRLGALQATAGALSSIDVLTALAERAAELGWTEPTLVAETRLEIRGGRHPVVEHFIEGAFVPNDLVLDASRRMLVVTGPNMGGKSTYMRQGALIALLAHVGSFVPAEKFICGPLDRIFTRIGAGDDLAGGRSTFMVEMTEAANILNNATDKSLILMDEIGRGTSTFDGLSLAWAVARHIARVNRSFTLFATHYFELTSLANEVDGCANVHLDATEHRDGIVFLHAVKEGPASRSYGLAVAQLAGVPREVIAAAREYLAALEKGGGAQTDAAHNPRSRGRAASTHTPQAQLPLEPPAAAPPDPRLLELEAALRAVSADDLTPRAALDLVYKLRALLG
- a CDS encoding alpha/beta fold hydrolase, translated to MAREAAVFVHGLWLTGAESALLRRRLAAQHGFACHSFSYPTVGSSMEPVLERLTRFVSSIEADRLHFVGHSLGGIVLHRYFEIARDLPPGRVVFLGSPAVKSKTAERVGKLPVLSRLIGRMVINELVTPSGAREWRNERELGLIAGSRPLGLGRFFARFDEDCDGTIGVSETKLPGHTAHVTLPVSHMGMLASRGVAEQVGEFLAHGRFVS